Within Betaproteobacteria bacterium, the genomic segment TTCGCTGAACGCACGCACCGTGCGCAGCTCCTCCGATCTGCGCAATCAGATCGGTCTCGCGGCGGTCGGCGACATCGAAGAATTCAAGGTCCTGCGCAATGGCAAGGAACTGGTGCTCAGGATCAAAGTCGAGAATCCGAAAACCGCAAAGGCGCGCGACTTCGAGCCCGTTCCCGAACTGATGGGGGCCAGCGTAGGCACCCTCGAAAGCGGCGGCAAGGCCGAAGCGGTGGCAGTGGTGGAAGTAGCGGAAGGCAGTCCTGCTTACGCGCACGGCTTGCGCGAAGGTGACGTCATCGTCGCCGTGAATCGAAAGAAGGTGCACACGTCGGCGGAACTCATCGCAGCGCTCAAGGTAACGGAAAGGGTGGTGCTGTCGGTAGTGAGGGGAGACCAGGTGTTCGGGCTGGTGCTGCGCAAGTAAACATGATCAGTTACGGAGAATTCCGGAGTTTGACTTTAAAGTCAACAGTCGATAGTGTTGTTGACTTATAGGTCAATATGAAGACCGGTCTGCCTCTTTTGCTGAAGTCGATGGAAGCCGCGGCGGCCGCCCGAAACTGGTCGGATCGCAAGTGGGCAGCCAAGGCGGGCGTGCGTCCGGAAACCGTCAGCAGGCTGCGCAATCGCGGCGACTGCGTCCTGTCGACGCTGGAAGCGCTCGCGCATGCGGTGGGGTTGCGGTTGTTCGTCGGTCCGAATCCTGGCGCGCAGGCGTCCGCCTCAAAGTCCGGTGCGGCAGAACTTCGGCACATGCCTGCGAGGTATGGACGGGAGGACGAACAGAAACTTCTCGACTTGTGTTCGGAGCTTGAAGCGGATCCCGGTCGATGGCGATCCGCCGGTCCGTCCTTTTTCATGGGCGGGCTTGCGGTTATGCTGGCAAGCGCACGGGGATATGACCGGTCCCGCTATCTCGGGCTCGCCGAATCGCTTCATCCAGGAATAACAGCGCCGGAGGTGTTCTCCGCGTGGCTTGCGCAGTCGCCCGTGCGTCCGTCGCGTTTCCTGCCGATGCTGGAGAAATGGCGTGCCAAAGCTGCCTAATCCCGCGGTCGGAACGAACTTCCTCGACGCATTCAAGACGATGGTGGGCCGCATCGAGGCGTCCATCAAGGCATCGGGAAACAAGAAGCTGGTGCTGCCGGTGCGGATGTTTGTTGCCGGCGGCGTTGCTTCGCATTTCTACACGGCACGGCGAATGACCGACGATGTCGATGCCACGTTTTCCCACCGGATGCTGTTGCCCGAAGATCTTGAGGTCTCCTACCGCGACACCGACGGCAAGGCCCGCCTGCTTTACTTTGATCGCCAGTACAACGATACCTTCGGGCTTCTGCATGAGAATGCATACAAGGACTCGACGCCGTTGAAACTCGGCGGCATCGATCCCAAAGTCGTCGAAGTCAGGCTGTTGTCGCCGGTCGATCTCGCCGTTTCGAAACTTGCCAGGTTCGCGGAGCATGACCGGGAGGACATCCAGGCGCTTGCCGAGAAAGGACTGTTGAACTCGAAAGATCTGAAAAAGCGCGCCGGGGAGGCACTGAAGCATTACATCGGCAACCCCGGCCCCGTAAAAACTTCGATCACGCTGGCCTGCAGGGTGATTGACAAGAACCGGCCTGGAGCACGGTGACTATTCGCAGATCTGTGTCGCCAACTTTTGCCGTGACGGATTATCAGCCGCTGAAACATTCCGACCCCTGTGCCAGTCCGGCTCTCGGGCGCAGGGGGGAAAGGCAAGACTTCACCCTGCCGTGCCGTCGCTGGTTAGGCATTCAAGAGCGGGATCCCTACACCTGGCTGCTTGTCGTGATCGAAAAATACAACTCCCATGCCGTATCTATACGCATCGGTGTAGGCGCGAAGTTCGTTTGAGTCCGATTCGAATAGGGTCATACGAAGCCTCTTACTTACAGTTGCCCTATCGGGGTCGGTATGGACCGTGACGTTCACTTCATACTCGCCCGAGTGCCACCTAAACTTGCTATTAAAGAACTCTATCACTGGTTGGACGACTGCTGGTTCCGCTTCTACCACGACTTCCGCGTTACCTGGCAATGCCTTCTTAGCAACGAGGTCGGATCTCAAATTGCTCACAAGGTGCCGAAATGTAGTTTCATCTTTTCTTGAAAACGGATTGAAGAAGAGGATTACATGCGACCAATCCTCATCTGGAGCGAGCTTGAAAGGCGCAAGAATTGCCTGCGTGTTTTCAGCTGGTAATGGAAAGTAGCTTTTCCCAGGGATGAGAAAAGTTTCGCTGCCACTCGGTCTTATCTCCAAATCTATTGACCGGACTCTAAGCGGTCGTCCACCAACATTTCGTAGGATCACAAACAGGGATATGTTCGGATTGCCGGCAGTATGAGTGACCTGAATTCGGTCGTGTGTCTCCAGGTCAAGCTTCGGCCCTTTCCACAGACGAATAAGAGGCGGTATGAGCGCCGCGACCAATGCCGTGAGAGATACAACCCATTGCCAAAACGTCCAATCTTGATAGAACGGCACATCGGGCATCGAAAACTCCTAAAAAGTTACGGACCCCCGCTTACGTAACGCGGAGGCTTAGGAAAACACAATGCTAGTTCTCGCTCTTCTCCGTGCTCTCCGTGGTTCAAGGTTTAGACACGCCTTCCCATTCCTTTTCCTGTAAAGCCCGCCACTGGATCTTGCCGGTGCCGGAGCGGGGGAGGGCGTCGGTAAAATCCACCAGGCGCGGAACCTTGTAGGCGGCCATGTGGAGGCGCGACCATTCCATGATGTCGTCGGCGCTGACCTGGCCTTTGCGTTCGTCCTTCAACACCACCACCGCTTTGACGGTTTCGCCGCGTCGGGGGTCGGGGGATGAGATCACCGCGACTTCCCTGATGTCGGGGTGCTTGTAGAGCGTGGCCTCGACTTCAGCCGGCCAGACCTTGAAACCGGAGGCGTTGATCATGCGCTTCAGGCGATCGGCGATGTAGTAGTAGCCGTCTTCGTCGTAACGGCCGAGGTCGCCGGTGCGCAGGAATTTCCTGCCTTCGATTTCGATGAACACCGTTTCGTTGGCATCCGGATGCTGCCAGTAACCGAGCATGACCTGCGGGCCATGCACAACGATTTCACCCTGTTCGTTCGGTCCGAGCACGGCCAGGGTTTCCGGATTGATCACCAGCGATTCGGTATCGAAGGTGGGAAAACCCAGACACTGCTTGCGCGCCTTGTGCGAAGGGTTCATGTGCGTCTGCGATATGGTCTCCGTCATTCCGTAGGCTTCCATGTAGTCGATGCCGCACAATTCGAAGAGCTTTTGCGCCACTGCTTCCGGCATGGACGTGCCGCCGCCGAAAATATTGGTCAGCGATGACAGGTCGCGGCCAGCGGTAGCCGGATGCGCCAGCAGGTCCACCACCATCGTGGGAACGTTTGCCCAGTGCGTGCAGCCGTAGCGCTCGATCATGTAGCCGGCCGCGTCCGCATTCCAGCGCGGCAGGACCGCGATGGTGGCGCTGGCGTAGAGCGGCGCGTTCATGCTGTGCTGCATGCCGGTCACGTGAAACAGCGGCGCCGTCGCCAGCGCGACGGAATCCGCGTTGAAGCCTTCCCACACCGCCGCACCGACGAGCGTGTGCATGATCGTGCGGTGGGTGTGCATGCAACCTTTGGAAGCGCCGGTGGTGCCGGACGTGTAGAGGATCGCGGCGAGATCGTCGGCGTGCGCCGCGGCGGGCAGGGGCTTGTAGTCCGCCGCCAGGGCATCCGACCACGATACCGCTCCAGGATCGCTCACTGCCTTGCGCGGTGCGCGCACGAATTCGGGAACGTCGAGCGTCGTTTGCTCGGTCAGATAGTCGGAATAGGTCGCGACGATGGCGTGCTTCGCCTGCTTGCCCAGCAGCGGCTTGATCTGCGGATACAGATCCTGCGCGACCAGGGCCGTGGAAGCGCCGGCATCTTCGAAATAGTGCACCAGCTCGCCGGTCACATGCATCGGGCTGACCGGCAGTATGGCGGCGTCGGCGCGCAGGATCGCGTAGTAGGCTATGATGAATTGCGGCGAATTCTGCATCTGCAGGATCACGCGGTCGCCCTTGCGCACGCCACAGCGGTTCTGCAGGAAGCCGGCCATGAGGTCGACCTGGCGGTGCAGTTCGCGATACGACAGTTTGCTGTCGTAAAAAATCACCGCCGCCTTGTCGGGATAGCGCTGGCTGGAGACTTCGAGATTGAAGTGCAGCGACGTCGCCGGCACCGTGAGGTGTCGTGGCAGATGTTTGGGCCAGTGTTCGAAATGCTTCGGTTCCATCGATGCGTTCAGTTCGAATTTTTCTTGTTTTCGGCTTCCTGCAGCAATCGCCATTGCACCTTGCCGGTGGCGGACTTCGGCAGGGTTTCCACGAACTCGATCACGCGCGGCACCTTGTAGGCGGCCATTTTTTCGCGCGACCAGGCGATGATGTCTTCGGGTGCAATCTTGCCGCGGCTCGTTTCCTTGAGCACGACGACCGCCTTCACGGTCTCGCCGCGCCGCGGGTCCTGGGTTCCGATCACGCAGGCTTCGCGTACGTCGGCGTGATGATAGAGCATGGCCTCGACTTCGGCCGGCCAGACTTTGTAGCCGGAGGCATTGATCATGCGTTTCAGGCGGTCGACGATGAAAAAGTAACCGTCCTCGTCGCGATAGCCGAGGTCGCCGGTGCGGAAGTAGGATTTGCCGCCGATCTCGACGAACGACGCGGCGGTGGCTTCGGGTTTCTTCCAGTAACCGAGAAAGATCTGGGGCCCGCGCGAAACGATTTCGCCGGTCTCGCGCGGGCCGAGTACCGCGAGGGTATCGGGATTGACGACCAGGGAAGAGGTCGCGCAGATCGGGATGCCCAGGCATTGCTTCTTCGCGCGCTGCGGCGGATTGATGTGCGTTGGCGCGATGGTTTCCGACAGCCCGTAACCTTCGATGTAAGTCAGCCCTGTCAGATCGTGCAGCCGCTGCGCGACGGCTTCCGGCATCGCCGCGCCGCCGCCGCCGATATGCTTCATGCTGGAAATGTCGTAGCGGCCGAGATTCGGGTTCGACAGGAAGTCGATCGCCATGGTCGCGATGTTGGTCCAGCCCTCGATCTTGTGGCGCTGGATCAGTTCGCCCGCCGTGTCGCGATCCCAGCGCGTCATCAGCACGATGGTGGCGCCGAAGTAGATCGGCTGGTTCATGCTGCATTGCATGCCGGTGACGTGGAACAGCGGCATGGAACAGAGAATGACGGCTTCAGGCTGCATGTCCACCCACGCGCCCCCCGCGACCGTCGTGCTCATCACCGTGCGATGCGTGTGGATGCAGCCCTTCGGATTGCCGGTCGTGCCCGAGGTGTAGGGCATCACGCACAGATCGTCCGGCCCCACCTGATGCACGGCGGGCTCCAGCTTTTCGGCGAGCGCGTCTCGCCAACCAGTCACGCCTGGTTCGCGCAACGACTGGCGCGCGGCGGCCACCACCTCGGGGATTTTGAGATCGGTCGGCTCAGTCCGGTAATCGGAGTAGGCGGCGGCGACAACCTGTCGCAGGCCGTCGCCGAGCCGCAAACCTTCTTCAAGCAGCGGGCGAACCTGAGTGAGCAACTCCTGGCCGGTGATCGCGACCACGGCATCGCTGTCGGCCACATAGTGCCGCAGTTCTTCGGTCAGGTTCATGGGGTTGACCGGCACGACCATCGCGTCGGCACGCAGGATGGCGTAGAACGCGATCATGAACTGCGGGCTGTTCTGCATGAACAGCAACACGCGGTCGCCGCGCTTGACGCCGGCGCGCCGCTGCAGGAAACCGGCCAGCGCATCGACGTCGCGCTTGAACTGTCGGTAGGTGAGAGACGTCCCGTAGTAGAACACCGCGGTTTTGTCCGGAAAACGCGCGGCGGTGGCTTCGAGATTGCGGTAGAGGCTCGTGTCCGGCAGCGGCATTTCCCTGGGCAGGTTCGCCGGCCAGAATCGAAAGTGATCGGGTTCCATCTTTCTCCTCAGGCCGTCGTCGGTGCGCGGCCGTTTTTCACGATTCTTATTTTATTATGAGGCCACCCGTATACCAGTCGGTGGCCGATGAACGTCGAAGCGCTGAACAACCGCCCGACGAAAGTGCATGTTGGCGACCTCTTCAGTTCAGGTCAATGTTCGCTCGCGTGGCGTGTGCGAAAGCGCGATCGCCGGGAACCGTTGTCGGCGGAGATTTTCGACGGGGACCTGTTGTCGCTGCGCTGCAGCGTCGGATAATCCAGAAGGCCGTAGCTTTACCGCATACCTTGTGCCAGTATCGCCTGCGAGTTTTGGTCCGGCGCGTCCCACAACGGGGGAGGGATGTTGGCAAGCACCGTGGGCGAACCAGAAAAATCGGACAACGCGACGCCGGGAATCGGTGCTCGCGAAGAACCGTTGTTGCGCATTTCCGACCTGACGGTCCGTTTCGGGGGCATCGTCGCATTGGAGGCTGTGTCCTTCGACGTCATGGCGGGCCAGATCGCCGGCGTGATCGGCCCGAATGGAGCCGGCAAGACCACGCTGTTCAACTGCCTGTCGCGCCTTTATCCATTCCAAAGCGGCCGCATTTTCTGCCAGGGGCGTTCGCTGCTCGAGGTGCCACGTCACCGGATTGCCGAACTGGGCATCGGCCGCACCTTCCAGAATCTCGCATTGTTTCGCACCATGAGCGTTATTCAAAACATCATGGTCGGCGCCCATAGCTGGACTCGCGGCGGTTTCCTTGCCAACGCGTTGCGTTTACCGATCGCGGCACATGAAGAGGCGCGCGTGTCCAGTCAGGCCCGCGACCTTCTTGAGCTGCTGGATCTGGAGGCGGTCGCGACCAGCCGGGTTGCGGACTTGCCGTTTGGCACGCAGAAGCGCGTGGAACTCGGGCGCGCACTGGCAAGCCGGCCGAAGCTGCTTCTGCTCGACGAACCGGCCGGCGGCCTGAATCATGAGGAAGTCGAGTCGCTTGCCGCGCTCATCCGGCGTATCCGCGATCAGCTCGGCGCCACGGTGCTATTGGTGGAGCATCACATGGGTCTGGTGATGCAGCTTTCCGACAAGGTTGTGGCGCTCAACTTCGGAAAAAAGATTGCCGAGGGGATGCCCGCGGACGTCCAGCGCAACCCGGATGTGATCCGCGCCTACCTTGGGAAGGGCAGTTGATGGCACTGCTGGAAGTCACCGATTTGTGTGCCGGCTACAACGCGGCGGACGTCCTGCGCGGCGTGACCTTCGCGGTGGAACAGGGAGGCATCACGGCCGTTCTCGGCGCCAACGGTGCCGGCAAGACCACGCTGCTGCGCGCAGTCAGCGGCATGTTGAGGCGGCGCGGTTCGATCCGCTTCGACGGTCGATCGATCGAAAGGATTGCCACCGAAGACATCGCCCGGCTCGGCGTTGCCCACGTGCCCGACGGCCGCGGTACCTTTCTCGACCTTACCGCCGAAGAGAATCTGCGTATCGGCGCGTACACGCGCCAGGATCGGGGCGCGATAGCGCGGGATCTGGAGCGGGTTTTCACTTATTTCCCGAGGTTGAAGGAGCGACGGCACCAGCAAGCCGGCACGCTTTCCGGGGGCGAGCAGCAGATGCTCGCCGTGTCCCGCGCCTTGATGCTGCGCCCGCGGCTGCTGTTGCTGGATGAGCCGTCGTTCGGTCTGGCGCCGCTGGTGGTGCAGGACATATTCGGCATCATGCGTGCCATCAATGCCGAAGAAGGTGTCAGCGTTTTGCTGGTCGAGCAGAACGCGGGGCTGGCCCTGGACCTCGCCGACAACGCCTACGTGCTAGAGACCGGACAGGTTGTCATGTCCGGCACCGCCGAGGCGGTTCGTTCCAACGAGACAGTGCGGCGTGCGTACCTGGGCTACTGAGCGAATGCGCAATGTTTAAAGAGTACGACAACTTCGATGCCGTGGGGCTTGCGCAACTGGTGAGAAGCAAGCAGGTTTCGCCGGAACAGTTGCTGGAGGAGGCGATCGCGCGCGTCGAGCAGCGCGACCCGACGCTGAATTCGGTGGTCAACAAGCTCTACGACCACGCCCGCGCCGCCATCCGCGCGGGCTTGCCGGACGGACCGTTGCGCGGTGTGCCGTTCCTGCTGAAGGATCTGCATGCGCTGTGTGCCGGCGCCGTAACGACCCACGGCAGCCGCTTCTTTCGGGGCAACATGGCCGATCACGACACCGAGCTGGTGGCGCGCTATAAGAAGGCAGGATTGGTGATCTTCGGCAAGACCAACACGCCGGAGTTCGGCCTGAACATCACCACCGAGCCGGCACTGTTCGGCCCGACCTGCAACCCGTGGAATGCGCAGCATACCGCCGGCGGTTCCAGCGGCGGCTCGGCCGCGGCCGTCGCGGCCGGCCTTGTCCCGGCTGCTCATGCGTCCGACGGCGGTGGTTCGATCCGCATTCCCGCTTCCTGCTGCGGCGTGTTCGGAGTCAAGCCTACGCGCGGGCGTAATCCGCACGGCCCCGACCGCGGCGAGGGCTGGGCCGGCATGAGCACCGAACACACCATCACGCGCAGCGTGCGCGACAGTGCGGTGCTGCTGGATTCGTCCTGCGGGCCCGATGTCGGCGCGCCCTATTTCGCCGCACCTCCGCTGCGTCCGTACTCGAGCGAGGTGGGCGCAAAGCTGCAGCCCCTGCGCATCGCGCTCGCTACGCGCACGCCCGCCGGCGAAAAGATTGCGCCCGAATGCGAGCAGGCGGTGATGCAGACGGCGCACCTGCTGGAGGAAATGGGACACCGCATTGAGCAGGCAAATCTCGATTTCGTACCGGAAGAACTGGGTCCGGGTTTCCGCATGGTGATCGCCGGGAATACGCGGGTTGCCATCGATCTCTACGCGGCAAAGACCGGCACTCCGCCCGGGCCCGGAGAATTCGAGAAGGTGACGTGGTCACTCTTCGAAGCGGGCGCGAAGGCGAGCGCGGCGGAGTATGCCAACGCCGTGCTGGCGGTTCATCGCACCGGCCGGATGGTCGGACACTTTTTCGAGGGCCATGACCTGCTGCTCACGCCGACACTGCCCCAGCCGCCCGAGAAGCTCGGCGTGTTTGACATGAACACCGACGATCCCGAGTCCTACCGCCGCGCCATCGCGCTGTTTACGGCGTTTACCGCACCGTTCAACGCCAGCGGCAACCCGGCCATGTCGGTACCGCTGCACTGGACTGCTCAAGGTTTGCCTATCGGCGTACAGTTCGCCGCGCGCTACGGCGAGGAGGCGGTACTGTTCCGCCTCGCTGCGCAGCTGGAGCAGGCCCGGCCTTGGTTCCATCGCCGCCCCCCGCTGGGTCCCGGTTCCTGATCCCGGTCGCCATGGAAGCATTTCTGCATCAGGTTTTCTCGGGACTGGCTACCGGCGGCATCTACGCCAGCCTGGCGCTGGCGCTGGTGATGATTTACCAGTCCACCAATCACATCAATTTCGCGCAGGGCGAAATGGCGATGTTCTCGACTTATCTGGCGTGGAGCATGATCAACGCCGGCATGCCTTATTGGTGGGCGTTCGTGCTCACGGTGCTGATCTCTTTCGTCGCCGGGGTGGTAATCGAACGGATCATCATCCGGCCGGTGGAGAACTCGCCGGTGCTCTCCGTGGTAACGGTTTTCATTGCGCTGCTGGTCATTTTCAACAGCGTGGCCGGATGGATTTTCACCTACACCATCAAGACCTTTCCCAGCCCGTTTCCGGATCAACCGCTGTTCGGCAATCGCTACATTTCTTCGCACGAACTGGGTTCGACCGGCATTACGCTGATGGTCCTGGTGACGCTGTACCTGTTTTTCCGCTTCACGCCGCTGGGCCTCGCAATGCGGGCGGCGGCGCAGAATCCGCTATCCAGCCGGCTCGTGGGCATTCGCGTGGGATGGATGCTGGCGCTGGGCTGGGGCCTGGCGGCGGCGGTGGGTGCCGTGGCCGGCATGCTGGTCGCGCCCGTCGTCTACCTGGAACCCAACATGATGGCGGGCGTCTTGTTGTACGCATTCGCTGCAGCGCTGGTGGGCGGCATCGACAACCCGTTCGGCGCAGTGCTCGGTGGCTTCATGGTTGGGGTTTTGGAAAACCTGATCGGCGCCTATGTGATCGGCACCGAGTTGAAGCTCACGGTGGCACTGGTGCTGATCATCGGCGTGCTGCTGTTCAAACCGACCGGCATGTTCGGCAAAGTTTTCGTTTCCAGGGTATGAGATGAAAAAGCGCCGAGGTACGAGGGACGATAGAGCGGTTGCTGCGCAACTACGACATTCACGGACCTTATGAGCGATGTTGTTACCATTGCCGATGTGCTGACCCCTCGCTACGCGGGCGTGTCGCTGCGCGCCTGGAAGAGGATCGGCCTGGCGGTGTTGCTCGCGGGCGCGGTGGCACTGCCGTTTCTGGTCAGCAACTACCGCGTCTTCCAGTTCAACCTGGTGCTGATCTACGCGATCGTGCTGCTGGGATTGAACATTCTGACCGGCTACAACGGCCAGATTTCCCTCGGGCACGGCGCCTTCTACGCCATCGGCGCTTATGTTGCGGCGATCCTGATGGACCATTTTGGCTGGCCTTACTGGGCGACCTTGCCGGTGGCCGGGCTGGCGTGCTTTGTCTTCGGCTTCCTGTTTGGATTGCCCGCGCTGCGCTTGCGTGGTCATTACCTGGCGCTGGCAACCTTTGCGCTGGCGGTGGCGATGCCGCAGATGCTCAAATACAAGCACATCGAGCAGTGGACAGGCGGGGTGCAGGGCATCGTGATCATCAAGCCCGATGCGCCCTTCGGGCTTAAGATCACACCCGATCAGTGGTTGTATCTGTTCACGCTCGCGATCCTGGTGCTGATGTTCGCGATCGGCTGGAACCTGCTGCGCGGCCGCGTCGGTCGAGCGCTGGTGGCGATCCGCGATCATCCCGTCGCGGCGGAGGCGATGGGGGTCCACAGCGCGCTGTACAAGACTCTCGCGTTCGGCGTCAGCGCATTGTTTACCGGCGTGGCGGGCGCGCTCGGCGCCGTCGTAGTGCAGTTTGTCGCGCCGGACAGCTTCACACCCGGTTTATCGATCAACTTCCTGGTCGGCATCGTCATCGGTGGCGTCGCCTCGATCTCAGGCGCATTCTATGGGGCATTGTTCATCCAGTTCGTGCCCAACTTTGCCGACCAGATCTCCAAGGCCGCGCCCTGGGCGATCTACGGCGTGTTTCTGCTGGCGTTTGTCTATCTGATGCCGACCGGGGTGGCGGGATTTGTGCGGCTCGCATGGATGCGGATGCGGGGCGCGCGTCAACGACGGGATACCTGACCCGCATCGAATGAAATGCCTGAACGGGGGAGGAAAACATGAAGAGTCGATTGCTGTTGTT encodes:
- a CDS encoding long-chain fatty acid--CoA ligase, which gives rise to MEPKHFEHWPKHLPRHLTVPATSLHFNLEVSSQRYPDKAAVIFYDSKLSYRELHRQVDLMAGFLQNRCGVRKGDRVILQMQNSPQFIIAYYAILRADAAILPVSPMHVTGELVHYFEDAGASTALVAQDLYPQIKPLLGKQAKHAIVATYSDYLTEQTTLDVPEFVRAPRKAVSDPGAVSWSDALAADYKPLPAAAHADDLAAILYTSGTTGASKGCMHTHRTIMHTLVGAAVWEGFNADSVALATAPLFHVTGMQHSMNAPLYASATIAVLPRWNADAAGYMIERYGCTHWANVPTMVVDLLAHPATAGRDLSSLTNIFGGGTSMPEAVAQKLFELCGIDYMEAYGMTETISQTHMNPSHKARKQCLGFPTFDTESLVINPETLAVLGPNEQGEIVVHGPQVMLGYWQHPDANETVFIEIEGRKFLRTGDLGRYDEDGYYYIADRLKRMINASGFKVWPAEVEATLYKHPDIREVAVISSPDPRRGETVKAVVVLKDERKGQVSADDIMEWSRLHMAAYKVPRLVDFTDALPRSGTGKIQWRALQEKEWEGVSKP
- a CDS encoding long-chain fatty acid--CoA ligase encodes the protein MEPDHFRFWPANLPREMPLPDTSLYRNLEATAARFPDKTAVFYYGTSLTYRQFKRDVDALAGFLQRRAGVKRGDRVLLFMQNSPQFMIAFYAILRADAMVVPVNPMNLTEELRHYVADSDAVVAITGQELLTQVRPLLEEGLRLGDGLRQVVAAAYSDYRTEPTDLKIPEVVAAARQSLREPGVTGWRDALAEKLEPAVHQVGPDDLCVMPYTSGTTGNPKGCIHTHRTVMSTTVAGGAWVDMQPEAVILCSMPLFHVTGMQCSMNQPIYFGATIVLMTRWDRDTAGELIQRHKIEGWTNIATMAIDFLSNPNLGRYDISSMKHIGGGGAAMPEAVAQRLHDLTGLTYIEGYGLSETIAPTHINPPQRAKKQCLGIPICATSSLVVNPDTLAVLGPRETGEIVSRGPQIFLGYWKKPEATAASFVEIGGKSYFRTGDLGYRDEDGYFFIVDRLKRMINASGYKVWPAEVEAMLYHHADVREACVIGTQDPRRGETVKAVVVLKETSRGKIAPEDIIAWSREKMAAYKVPRVIEFVETLPKSATGKVQWRLLQEAENKKNSN
- a CDS encoding ABC transporter ATP-binding protein; protein product: MLASTVGEPEKSDNATPGIGAREEPLLRISDLTVRFGGIVALEAVSFDVMAGQIAGVIGPNGAGKTTLFNCLSRLYPFQSGRIFCQGRSLLEVPRHRIAELGIGRTFQNLALFRTMSVIQNIMVGAHSWTRGGFLANALRLPIAAHEEARVSSQARDLLELLDLEAVATSRVADLPFGTQKRVELGRALASRPKLLLLDEPAGGLNHEEVESLAALIRRIRDQLGATVLLVEHHMGLVMQLSDKVVALNFGKKIAEGMPADVQRNPDVIRAYLGKGS
- a CDS encoding ABC transporter ATP-binding protein produces the protein MALLEVTDLCAGYNAADVLRGVTFAVEQGGITAVLGANGAGKTTLLRAVSGMLRRRGSIRFDGRSIERIATEDIARLGVAHVPDGRGTFLDLTAEENLRIGAYTRQDRGAIARDLERVFTYFPRLKERRHQQAGTLSGGEQQMLAVSRALMLRPRLLLLDEPSFGLAPLVVQDIFGIMRAINAEEGVSVLLVEQNAGLALDLADNAYVLETGQVVMSGTAEAVRSNETVRRAYLGY
- a CDS encoding amidase, whose protein sequence is MFKEYDNFDAVGLAQLVRSKQVSPEQLLEEAIARVEQRDPTLNSVVNKLYDHARAAIRAGLPDGPLRGVPFLLKDLHALCAGAVTTHGSRFFRGNMADHDTELVARYKKAGLVIFGKTNTPEFGLNITTEPALFGPTCNPWNAQHTAGGSSGGSAAAVAAGLVPAAHASDGGGSIRIPASCCGVFGVKPTRGRNPHGPDRGEGWAGMSTEHTITRSVRDSAVLLDSSCGPDVGAPYFAAPPLRPYSSEVGAKLQPLRIALATRTPAGEKIAPECEQAVMQTAHLLEEMGHRIEQANLDFVPEELGPGFRMVIAGNTRVAIDLYAAKTGTPPGPGEFEKVTWSLFEAGAKASAAEYANAVLAVHRTGRMVGHFFEGHDLLLTPTLPQPPEKLGVFDMNTDDPESYRRAIALFTAFTAPFNASGNPAMSVPLHWTAQGLPIGVQFAARYGEEAVLFRLAAQLEQARPWFHRRPPLGPGS
- a CDS encoding branched-chain amino acid ABC transporter permease produces the protein MEAFLHQVFSGLATGGIYASLALALVMIYQSTNHINFAQGEMAMFSTYLAWSMINAGMPYWWAFVLTVLISFVAGVVIERIIIRPVENSPVLSVVTVFIALLVIFNSVAGWIFTYTIKTFPSPFPDQPLFGNRYISSHELGSTGITLMVLVTLYLFFRFTPLGLAMRAAAQNPLSSRLVGIRVGWMLALGWGLAAAVGAVAGMLVAPVVYLEPNMMAGVLLYAFAAALVGGIDNPFGAVLGGFMVGVLENLIGAYVIGTELKLTVALVLIIGVLLFKPTGMFGKVFVSRV
- a CDS encoding branched-chain amino acid ABC transporter permease, whose translation is MSDVVTIADVLTPRYAGVSLRAWKRIGLAVLLAGAVALPFLVSNYRVFQFNLVLIYAIVLLGLNILTGYNGQISLGHGAFYAIGAYVAAILMDHFGWPYWATLPVAGLACFVFGFLFGLPALRLRGHYLALATFALAVAMPQMLKYKHIEQWTGGVQGIVIIKPDAPFGLKITPDQWLYLFTLAILVLMFAIGWNLLRGRVGRALVAIRDHPVAAEAMGVHSALYKTLAFGVSALFTGVAGALGAVVVQFVAPDSFTPGLSINFLVGIVIGGVASISGAFYGALFIQFVPNFADQISKAAPWAIYGVFLLAFVYLMPTGVAGFVRLAWMRMRGARQRRDT